The Sesamum indicum cultivar Zhongzhi No. 13 linkage group LG6, S_indicum_v1.0, whole genome shotgun sequence genome has a segment encoding these proteins:
- the LOC105164938 gene encoding COP9 signalosome complex subunit 5b isoform X2 has protein sequence MDPSSSAAIARQTWELENNIVATDSSSAASDSIFFYDEAAQAKFQQEKPWANDPHYFKRVKISALALLKMVVHARSGGTIEVMGLMQGKTDRDAIIVMDAFALPVEGTETRVNAQADAYEYMVDYSQTNKQAGRLENVVGWYHSHPGYGCWLSGIDVSTQMLNQQYQEPFLAVVIDPTRTVSAGKVEIGAFRTYPEGYKPPDEPVSEYQTIPLNKIEDFGVHCKQYYALDITYFKSSLDCHLLDLLWNKYWVNTLSSSPLLGNGDYVAGQISDLAEKIEQAENQLAHSRFGSLIGGPLRKKEAVSPFKNFTCKLSVNK, from the exons ATGGATCCTTCCTCCTCGGCGGCGATTGCGCGGCAGACATGGGAGCTGGAGAACAACATAGTGGCAACCGACTCATCCTCCGCCGCGTCGGACTCCATTTTCTTCTATGACGAGGCGGCGCAGGCCAAGTTCCAGCAGGAGAAGCCGTGGGCCAATGACCCCCACTACTTCAAGCGCGTCAAGATCTCAGCACTCGCGCTATTGAAGATGGTGGTCCATGCTCGCTCCGGCGGCACAATTGAGGTCATGGGCCTCATGCAGGGGAAGACTGATCGGGATGCGATTATTGTAATGGACGCTTTTGCCCTCCCTGTTGAAGGCACTGAAACTAGGGTTAATGCTCAGGCCGATGCGTATGAGTATATGGTGGATTATTCGCAGACTAATAAGCAG GCGGGTAGGTTGGAGAATGTAGTTGGGTGGTATCATTCCCATCCTGGTTACGGATGTTGGCTTTCTGGTATAGATgtttccacacaaatgcttaaCCAGCAATATCAAGAGCCCTTTCTAGCAGTTGTTATTGATCCAACAAGGACTGTCTCTGCTGGAAAAGTAGAGATTGGTGCTTTCAGAACATATCCTGAAGGCTACAAGCCTCCAGATGAGCCTGTCTCTGAGTACCAGACAATACCCTTGAACAAAATTGAAGACTTTGGCGTGCATTGTAAACAG TACTATGCATTGGATATCACATATTTCAAGTCATCTCTTGATTGTCACCTCTTGGATTTACTCTGGAACAAGTATTGGGTCAACAccctttcttcttctcctttgcTTGGTAATGGAGATTATGTTGCTGGTCAAATCTCAGATTTAG CTGAGAAAATAGAGCAAGCTGAAAATCAATTGGCACATTCACGCTTTGGGTCCTTGATAGGAGGTCCTCTGAGGAAGAAAGAG GCTGTTTCTCCGTTCAAAAATTTCACGTGTAAACTTTCAGTGAACAAGTGA
- the LOC105164938 gene encoding COP9 signalosome complex subunit 5b isoform X1 — MDPSSSAAIARQTWELENNIVATDSSSAASDSIFFYDEAAQAKFQQEKPWANDPHYFKRVKISALALLKMVVHARSGGTIEVMGLMQGKTDRDAIIVMDAFALPVEGTETRVNAQADAYEYMVDYSQTNKQAGRLENVVGWYHSHPGYGCWLSGIDVSTQMLNQQYQEPFLAVVIDPTRTVSAGKVEIGAFRTYPEGYKPPDEPVSEYQTIPLNKIEDFGVHCKQYYALDITYFKSSLDCHLLDLLWNKYWVNTLSSSPLLGNGDYVAGQISDLAEKIEQAENQLAHSRFGSLIGGPLRKKEEESQLTKITRDSAKITVEQVHGLMSQVIKDILFNSVRQSNGSRANLSGPEPMVEA; from the exons ATGGATCCTTCCTCCTCGGCGGCGATTGCGCGGCAGACATGGGAGCTGGAGAACAACATAGTGGCAACCGACTCATCCTCCGCCGCGTCGGACTCCATTTTCTTCTATGACGAGGCGGCGCAGGCCAAGTTCCAGCAGGAGAAGCCGTGGGCCAATGACCCCCACTACTTCAAGCGCGTCAAGATCTCAGCACTCGCGCTATTGAAGATGGTGGTCCATGCTCGCTCCGGCGGCACAATTGAGGTCATGGGCCTCATGCAGGGGAAGACTGATCGGGATGCGATTATTGTAATGGACGCTTTTGCCCTCCCTGTTGAAGGCACTGAAACTAGGGTTAATGCTCAGGCCGATGCGTATGAGTATATGGTGGATTATTCGCAGACTAATAAGCAG GCGGGTAGGTTGGAGAATGTAGTTGGGTGGTATCATTCCCATCCTGGTTACGGATGTTGGCTTTCTGGTATAGATgtttccacacaaatgcttaaCCAGCAATATCAAGAGCCCTTTCTAGCAGTTGTTATTGATCCAACAAGGACTGTCTCTGCTGGAAAAGTAGAGATTGGTGCTTTCAGAACATATCCTGAAGGCTACAAGCCTCCAGATGAGCCTGTCTCTGAGTACCAGACAATACCCTTGAACAAAATTGAAGACTTTGGCGTGCATTGTAAACAG TACTATGCATTGGATATCACATATTTCAAGTCATCTCTTGATTGTCACCTCTTGGATTTACTCTGGAACAAGTATTGGGTCAACAccctttcttcttctcctttgcTTGGTAATGGAGATTATGTTGCTGGTCAAATCTCAGATTTAG CTGAGAAAATAGAGCAAGCTGAAAATCAATTGGCACATTCACGCTTTGGGTCCTTGATAGGAGGTCCTCTGAGGAAGAAAGAG GAAGAATCGCAACTCACCAAGATTACGCGTGATAGTGCAAAGATAACTGTTGAGCAGGTTCATGGTTTGATGTCACAG GTCATTAAGGATATCCTATTCAATTCTGTTCGGCAGTCCAATGGATCTCGGGCCAACTTGTCTGGTCCTGAACCCATGGTCGAGGCCTGA